One window of Acipenser ruthenus chromosome 45, fAciRut3.2 maternal haplotype, whole genome shotgun sequence genomic DNA carries:
- the LOC117967041 gene encoding ras-related protein Rab-5B-like produces MAGRAASRPNGQSQASKICQFKLVLLGESAVGKSSLVLRFVKGQFHEYQESTIGAAFLTQSVCLDDTTVKFEIWDTAGQERYHSLAPMYYRGAQAAIVVFDITNQETFARAKTWVKELQRQASPSIVIALSGNKADLSSKRAVEYEEAQAYADDNSLLFMETSAKTAMNVNDLFLAIAKKLPKSEPQGSSGGPPSQVRGGVDLNEQNQPSRSQCCGN; encoded by the exons ATGGCAGGCCGCGCAGCTTCCCGGCCCAATGGCCAGTCTCAGGCCAGTAAGATCTGCCAGTTCAAACTGGTGCTGCTGGGAGAGTCGGCTGTGGGCAAGTCCAGCCTGGTGCTGCGCTTCGTGAAGGGGCAGTTCCACGAGTACCAGGAGAGCACCATCGGGG ccgcTTTCCTGACTCAGTCAGTGTGTCTGGATGACACCACAGTGAAGTTTGAGATCTGGGACACAGCAGGCCAGGAGAGATACCACAGCCTGGCACCCATGTACTACCGCGGGGCCCAGGCTGCCATCGTGGTGTTCGACATCACCAACCAG GAAACGTTTGCACGAGCAAAGACTTGGGTCAAAGAGCTGCAGAGACAAGCCAGCCCCAGCATTGTGATCGCACTGTCTGGAAACAAGGCAGACCTGTCCAGCAAGAGGGCAGTGGAATATGAG GAAGCACAAGCCTACGCTGATGACAACAGTCTGCTCTTCATGGAAACATCAGCCAAGACTGCGATGAACGTCAACGACCTCTTCCTGGCAATAG cTAAGAAGTTGCCAAAGAGCGAGCCCCAGGGCAGCAGCGGGGGGCCCCCGAGCCAGGTCCGAGGGGGGGTGGACCTGAACGAGCAGAACCAGCCCAGCAGGAGCCAGTGCTGTGGCAACTAG